From the Juglans microcarpa x Juglans regia isolate MS1-56 chromosome 3D, Jm3101_v1.0, whole genome shotgun sequence genome, the window AGTAGATGTATTTAGATAAAATAGAAAGTAGATGTATTTGGCTAAGTGTTGCTCACCTGTTTGTCGTACGCACCGTTTTAGTGTTTGCGTTTTCAATTCTGTCCTTTAATTTACGTGAACAGTAgttattttatgcttttttCAGAGTTTGATATGAGTGGGGGGTATTTGACAGAGGACCGGAGTGTGGTACGGGTGTCTTGGATCattttgaaaagttgtttgTTGTAGTGGAGGAAGGAATGACCGCGAATTCATTCCGACGTGGCTCGTAATGCATTTCACTATTCCCTCATCTTACTTGTGTTATTATCAGTGTTCATCCTCAACCCGGTAGCAAATATCTAGATTCCATCTAGGGGTCTTAACAGAGCACATATAGCAGCAGTCCAACACATAATTGTGAATGATAACATACGAACCAAGAGTGGCTAAAACGTTGGGAtataacaaagaaaagaaacgatTTTTTGAGTGTATTTTGAGCGAGAATTATAACCAAAGAAAGGggcaagaaaagaaaacaaaaaaagcaaaagatgAAGCAATTACGACCGACCCTTCTACCGCATCTGCCCAGATCCATAAGGGGGCAACATTGATGACTGTGGCATGCCGCTGTGGATCGATGACTGCATCATTCCCGGGGCAACTTGAGGCAGCATTGTCCCAGGTGGCATGTAAGGATTATTATGCATCTGCATCTGCATCTGCATCGGCATGGACTGATGCATTGGTGGTACACCAGGACCCCACCCAGCTGAAGGCTGAGGCATCGCAGGCTGCTCTGGCATTGTAGTAAATGGGGCTCCATTGTATTGAACAGTAGGACCCATTCCCGAAACCGGCTGTTGCCCCAGAATTGAGGGTTGGGAGTTCACCACGGGGTTGTTGGGAATTGTATAGTCTCGGCTCCGATCATTGTTGACCTGAAATCAACACACCAAGCTACAGTGTCACTTGCTGCAAGTTTAAATCAGTGAAACGTCTCAAAAGAAGCATTCTATGATTGCTCATACATTCTTCTTTTCCCTCCCCCCCTCCCAGCTTGGTAAAGCAAACACCTCAAACCCTACCCAATCCTGCCTTTTTACGACCACCACCAAGGCTCAATACATGCATAATGGTTACGAGTATGCCATaatcaagaaaatagaaaatgaaagtaAAGTACTAGGGGTGTtgaaagcattttcaatccATGGGCAACTCCGTCGACTGCTAGAAGTCATAGATTCTTTTCCCTAAAACAGTCAAGTGTGGTTCAAACAGGAGATATGGGTacccaaaggaaaaaaaagagcaaCCAATGGAAGTTTCATAGTCGAGTTTCCCAGAACTACATTTCTGTAGTACCAAAAGCTGCCTTAAAGGTTATATATAAGAGAATACTAACTGAGGtaagagatgaagaaggttAGAACAATAGTCTACATTTCAGATCAATCGAAGCCAACAATGGaaactaaaaatcatatatgaaaACATTTCTTTGAAGCACAAACTTTGTAAGATTGGTTCAAAACCAACAGGatgaaatagaataaaatgaaaaataaaacatctatgGAGCTCAATTCTGTTTCCTAAATCACATCCCCACATCGAAGCCAGAAACAAGGATGCCGGTTTTGTAAAAAACCAAGTAAGAGGATACAACAAAAGACAGTAATCAATAGAGGCAGCAAATAATTATAAGTACTCATAAAACAAGTTTCCCTGCTTTCTCCTTACCAAGGATTAGATTTCATTCTAATTACTGTAAATGACTACCGTAAAACATATGACAAAGTTATTCTAGTTTGATTACCTTAATGCTGAGATCGGTTATGGCGTGAATATGAGATGTGAAGCTTGCAAAATCCTCCATCATAGATGCAGTGTCCTTCCAAGGCTTCCTTGGCAACAACAGCAGTCTGAACATCTGCAACCATGGCACTGATTATACATCcttgtattatataacaaaGGCTGCAACATTCCCTCACTAGAAATGTAGGCAAAGCCAATACAGAAGTAATGATAACACAAGAAGACTGCTGCTACAGTAACAGCTAATTAGTGCAAGCATGTCTAACACCAAATGTATCTTAAACTAATCAACTATAAGGCCTATGTGTTGGGTGGCCGAATGGGATATCCCACTTCCTCAAGCAATTATTCcgtcatttttttaagttggttTGCTTGCATAAGTTAGGCATTTTTGTAAGAGCATAACTGGTGGCCGACTGGAAATGCTCTTCAATACAAATGAACGGACTCAATAAATTAGGGCAAAGCGCGCACACACACGTCACCACTTGATTAAATGATTAGCATTTGATTTTTAAGCAGCCCGgctatagaaaataaatttttcacatTCACTTTGGACAATTATGTAAGAGCTTAGGTTAGCAGCCTAGCACTTGGCCAATAGAGTGCATTTCTTCATATTTCgcttttctctctccctcaatatgtaagtaaaaaattttgaccaaaaataaacaatcagGTTTAAAGCTTACCAGGGTATTGGATCAAAGCCTGTACACCCCCATTCTTATCAAACATGGCAATCTTTTGGACAGGCCCAAAAGCAGAGAACACCTATCCATGAAAGCAAACATGCGAAATATCAGAATTGAGTATGACTCACACCAAAAACAAAGAGTATGACAATACTTAATTGAAAGAGAAGTATGACAATAGCAGAGTCAACTGAGAAATTTAACAATTGTGACGTATATAATAAGTACCATGTGTAAAACATCCAAGGTGACGGCATACTGCATGTTTTCAATAGACGCAAGTAGAACATTACTCTCTGGTTCTAGCTTTTTCCCATCCAAACCCACAGTTAACTGCAATGACAAGAAATAATTCCATTAAATCACACCATGCAAAACACAGAACATTTAAGCATCTCTCAGAGACAAAACTTGCAGTCTACTAAGTGTGACATGCTTGACAATATTTGGCAGTAGCAAACTAGGCTATTGAAACAATCTCATTGCATTGAATATGATTGTATGTGCGAGGCCATCCACCATTTGAAGGCCCCTTATGCGAAAAGTCAATAGTCTAACACCTTTATACCCACAACAAAAAATGTCAGTTGAATTGTCTAAACACACCCTTCTAGAAGTCTACATAATTCCATTGAGTGTCCATTCCCAAAGCTATACCTGGCCATTTCCATCTATTGCTGACGGAGCAACAGGAAGGTAAGGATTAGTGTAGTCCCTGTATCAACAGAAAATGTAGTCATAATAAAGCAAGGAAAATAGTGATAAAAGGGGCTGcaccaaaaaatgaagaatgaaAAAGGGGTAACCAGCAAGAAGTGCATTCATTACTTGTCTACAACCAAAAATGGAAAGATACATCTTATGCTCAAAACAATTAGAAATACAAAAACCGGATACTCAATGCTCAGGAATACCTGCTTCGGTGGCTCTGGAATTTCACACTCAAGTCCGTGTGCGCAGAATATGTGATCCTAAGGGTACATGGTCCCACGTGCTCTGGAAGAAGATACCTGAAGCCAAGGACAAAAAAATGTCAGTAAAATCACAATGCAGGAACAGTTGATAACAGAAAATGGGTATAAAGTGCATAGCTCTGTCTGTGGAACACATGAATGTGGATCAAGGTCCTGTTGGCACAACACAGCATGCCAGTATTCTTTATATGTACattataaaagacaaaaaaaaaaaaaaaaaaaaaaaaagggcaagaGAAGTTTAAAAGTCCACTGTCCATCCAAAGTCTGATAGATCACTTGTAGTCTAACGCCCAATGGGGATAATTCTCAATGCATGTGCACCACATAACAGCCATATGGTCCATAGAAGTTGGGCTAAATACAATgtcaaaaatataatacagTTGTCACCTAGGAATGCTTCTTCCATCTAGGGCATTCTTTGCAGAAGAGGCAGTTTCTGTATCTGAAAATTGTACCAGGgcctgaaaaaatatattcaaagtGAGCTTGTATTCAACAGCTGGAAGAATCAAGCGATGGGGATAAAGAGAGAGACCTGAAATCCAGCTGTCTTCTCGAAGGTAGTAATCTTATGCACAAATCCAAAAGCTGAAAAAACCTGCATTACTAAATATCTTTTAGAGAGatgcacaaaacaaaaatcctaGGAACTCAAGAGCCAAAAGCTATCTGTAATTCCTTCCCAAGTTAATTGCAGAAAATGGAAATCTAAAAGCACATATAAATTCAAGATTCCTAGACATTAGCAAACAAAGACCACTGGCAGAATTTATATATTACACATGCCACTAAAAGTAGAAGCCAGCATTTcatgtatataaaattacaacaaaGGATTGCTAGGacaaaaaaacaattgaaaaacaTAAGACTGCGCATCCACATTCTTGCAAAAGAAATGCTAAGAGAAATCTGCAAGTTTAAACTTCAGTTAAATACAATGCATGTGAGGGGTAGAAGgataaaggaaacaaaagatGCCCAACCAATAATATCTGTATCCTTTAGTATTCGACATGAAAAATGCCAACAATATGCTGCTGCTGGGCATGTCAATTGGCATCcgggtttttgtaaaattaataacttCTTCAGTTACAAACTAAGCGTCCAAGGTTATAGCCACTCACATAATCCACAGAAAAATCACTAGCTACACAATAAGGAGGGCAGAACAATAATCTTTTCCCATGAAATTTTATATCCTCGAAGAGaataaagatcataaaaaagtTTTCATGAACTTTGCTGCACACACCTCAATTATCAGGAACAATGACAACTATGATAGGGATATAATCACATAGATTAAATAATTGAATAACACGAATTCCACATTCTGGATGTAGCTATGCTACATGCAAAAATGGCGGCACAGTGCATGcagaaaaaagaggaagagggaTGCACAAGAGAGAAGAAATGATAAAGGCCTAAACTATAAGAATGGTAGGTATAGGAAGTTGAGGAGGAAGAGTAGGGAAGAAGAGGCAGTGTTAAGGAAAGGAGAAAGGAGACAAACACACATGCGCTCTTTCTCACGATGCACTAAGCTGCCATCGAAGATATTGCCTTGACATGGGCCTGCTGATCCATTTACATATATGTCAAAGAAAAGCTTTCCAAAGCATGTCAAACCACAACCTATTACAATATCAGTTGACACATCCTTAGGGTAGCAGTTTACCTCTTCAACTGTAAGGTAAAGCATGCAAGTTACTTACCAAATGCAAAACATCAATGCTGACAAGGCGTGCGTCCTCACCCTCTATTGTTACCAACAGTACGTTCCCAGCAACATCAGCAGTAGTTTTGTTGTTCACGATTTCTTGCCTATTTGAGTACTGTAGGTAGACAGTTTTACCACGCACTTGAGCTGGCTCCGAGGACGAAGCATAGTATGATATCATAGCAATAGCTTGATTTAAATCAGCCTGAAGAAACCAATACATAGAAAACAAACGTTGAGTcgcattaaataaaaaaaaaaaggaaaaaagattaGTAAGAGCTAAGATATAAACgcactcacaaattcaataAAAGCCTGATTTCGATTTGCTCCAACATTGCACTTTGTGTTCACAACTTTACCAAATGGCTTTCCAAGTTCAATCAGCTCCTCCTCTGTGCACTCCCATGGTAAGTTTCGCAAATGAAGCACCTTGGATGGAGGTTGGGTGTAACGAAACTGCGGTTGACTGGATACAGAAGCCATTTGAACAATAACCCCACCCTATTATAGAAGACAACAAAAATGTGCTCCCCTTATCACCGCTACAAACAAACCCATTTCATTGTCAGGTTCCCAGCCACAGAAGCATATACTTAATAGCCAAAACTTGGCATCAGAGCCTTACTGTCTTTCTCCAGTCCGGCCACAACATCAGTATGatttcattattcttatataataaaaaaacattagtATGATTTCACTTTCCTGGCATGCATGTATCTCATGTATTACAGCCGCATGCACACTGCTTCTCCTCCAAACCAACGTAACTTGTAGCAATAATGCGTTTTTAGaattataaacattttattggAACTTTTATCTTTCAGTTTAAACAAGAATTCAGACAAGCAGCGTGGAAAAAACTCCACAGAATGTTCAAAACTGGACCCTTCATGGTCAGAAAACTCCTCAAATCAATTTTCCagaatgtagaaaaaaaaaatcctttataaAGCTCATTTTTTTCCAAGGCAAAAAGATACATGCTTCAAGGTTGAAGAAAATAACCCAAACAGAGCCATCGCAAACAAACATAGTAACGACAATGATATATTATGCAGAAAACTaaccaaaaaatagaaagacaTTCAAACGCACATTTATATCCTTAAAAACGAGCTTTTTCTACCCAATAATTTGAAGACTAAAACGGAAAAACCTAtagtgaggaaaaaaattctataaaaaaaaacacatgatcgATTTGCAGTATCAATTTTATGAtcaacttatttatttacaCACCCCTACCAAATTCAAATCTAGATAAAAATGAGGTTAAAGCTAAAACATTTCCCTAATTTCTCCAAGGCCGCTTGATTTTCCAGGGAAATGTTTGTGGAAATCACATGAATGTATACGTGTACACAGACGCACATAGAGATCAGGGAAAATTCTAGAATCAAATAGAGGAGCGAAAAATGAGAGGATTCGGCATACACACGCACACAAACGCATAAGGTGGTAAAAGAGGGGGAAGATTGGAGTACCTGAAAGATTAGGGGAAGCTAATAGGGTAGGTAGAGCTTCGATTTTCGCGGTATTTGAGAGATGTCGTTGGAGGGTTTCAGAGAGGGGGAAACAGAGGTTGATGAGAGCTCGAGCAAAGGGCgatttttatctcttttaatatatatatatatatatatatatatatatatatattaataattagtatCGTGATCGTGGGTTTTTGCTACACGGTCCAGGATTTACTTGCCACGTTGTCCCCTTTTGATGGGCTTTTATGGGCTTTCCAAGGCATATCCCCGTTATACCATGTCCATGGGTGCTATTGAGCCCAATATAATCTGGCATTGGTAAGCCTCATTTGTTTTAATCTaggtcaattttattttattttttatttaataattaaaaaagtaattttaagtgtattaatattttttttatttttttaaaaatattaaaaaatatgaaaaaaaaataaaaaacttgagcgGTATGTACTACAGTAAATACTGGACGGTATAATAGCGTTGCCCTTTAATATAAATCGTTTTCAATTGGAAAACTTTACATgcaatatttttaaagtttatgtAGTTGAAATGGTGGaaggaagagataaaaaaaaaagaaaaaagaaaaaaagaaagaaagataagacACGTGATGTAAATCCACCAACTACAAAATTTAATGTTGCACCTACAtatttttggacattttgaagaATATTCAATATTGtgtctattttaattttttcaattgaatCATTCAATTAATTGTGCATTAATTGGTTAAGTGAAATCGACTACCAAAGAATCTGATCTATTGTCTTACTCATGATCGCCCATTGAGAGAGAGACTCGAGATTCCAAGCCTCTCTTTCCAACACTGTTTCAGAGAAAAATAGACATGAAACGAGTACGACTTCATTTCTCAATGAGTACTGCTATAGCCACTGCTGGTGGCTCCTGTTGGGAGCTACTGTTgactctaatatatatttttttagttattttttatagaaaattttttaatatttttaaatatttaaaaaaaataaaataaatttaaaatattattaaaaaacatttccttaattataaaataaaaaaaaaagattattaaaaaaatacttttttaatcatggagtaaaataattttttattttaatttttgattaaagagtattttttaatgatattgtaaatttttttttatttatttaaaattattaagaaaatctacataaaaaaagaaataaaaaaaatacatcaaaaaaCACATGATAGAGCCGGTAGCGGGAGCTACCAGCGGTGGCtctataattattctttttcaataaGAAATACATACAGAGTGGCTCTACAGTCACTGGGAGCTGGGAGCCACCGCTAGTcttagattgttttttttttatatgtgtattttttaattttttttaaaaaaaatacaatattattaaaaaatacataattaatcattaaataaatttttttaaaaaaaaggagcgGGAGTTACCGGCAGTAACCCAGCAGAATATATATCATTTCCCATACATTAATGTATTCTGATGttgtttttcaaattataaaattatttttattataaaattgatttgacgtgaatttataaaattactttttcatAACACCTTTGTGGTTATACACTTctcattatttatcatttatacttTGCAGAGTACTTCGCAAACCTCCAGccttttgaatatgaaaaatgcttAATTCAATCGTCTCGTGTAAGCGTGGGGGAACCGCTTCCTACGTGGAAAATAAGTCAAACGATTCGTTTAACCCAACTTTGCTCTCCCTCCCTCAGTTTGATCTCCCACTGAAGCCACCCTCCAACCTTCCCTCCCTTCCTCTGCCTCGAACCAGTTTTCTTCTTGGCATGACAGCTCTGCCTCTTCTTCCCTTCGTCTTCCCACGATCGTCTACTCAAGATCTCGGTGTTCACCCTTCCTCACGTATAGATCTGTTGACTTGGAGTGTTTTTGTCACCCTTCTTCCCCCCTTCTCCGATTTCTTTGGACTTAAAACTTTTTTGATGATCTCTATTTGCTTGTTGCTACTCTTCTTCGTCCTACCGATTGCTATGGCATCAccgtgatttattttatttttttgattttgggCTTATCTAATTCTGACATGATGATACATAGGATTTAGGGCTTTTGGtgtcttgagttttttttttttctttcaatgaaAGAAACCATATATGTGGAAATATAGATCTTCCATTTTCTTAAGGAGTGAAGTGAAGAAAATCCTATAGCAGGTTGGGTTTGCTTTACAAAGAGATCGGCAGAACATGGGTAGAAGGTATGTGGAAGTTTCAGATGCAAGAGGCAGGATTACTACAACGCTGTTGCAGTTCCCACACGAAGACCAGACGAAGACTTTCTCCTTTGACTTACTCCCACACGAAGaccaacaaagaaacaaaacagaacAGATGGCACCACTCCCACACGAAGACAAAGACGAGGCAAAAATGAGATCTGCAGTTCTTCAAACGTAGACGAAGACGCTTagcttttgggttttttttttttttttaaattgacgtgacaattaaaaaatattattttaagtgcTGACTGTGCGGCGTTTGCAAGTGCCAACTGCCTCTAGaagaattgtttgaatataCGTGCGGTAGGAGACAAATCACCAAACAAAGCTTAGAGAAAGACAAATGTAAAACAAACAAGACATCCAGTTTATTTCGTTAATTGGtactaaaagaaaatgaaagtattCTAACGTCAATACATGCACCGTATACTTAACAGTAATAGGGCTGATCAAGTCAAGGAAATCTGCAAATGTAAGATGAATCAAAATTAAGAACCAAGGAGCTATATTATAAGCTGGTTCTTACAGAAGACAACATGATTTTAACTACTGCTAACGAGGGCATCCTTATATGAAGTTGTCGGCCCGGATGCCACTTTTGGTTCCTCGGGTTGTAGCCTTCTCCGCTGCTCTTCTAGTATGAGGGGGACCTGACCTTCTCTTACTCGCATCAGCCGTTCTTGTGCCCCTCCCCGCAGTTTCTCCAGCCTCACTCCATCAATCTGCTGCATCTTGAACACCTTAACTACATTTGCTAATCCCCCAAGAAAGAACAGAAGGCTGCCAAAAATGCCTAGCCAAATCCAAGTCCTACCCTACAAACATAGAGACACTTCGAaccattttaaaaatttctctGCCCTGGTAAAACTAATGTACTGGTCGTGTGATTATGGGGACAATATTTAGAGGAAAAACTCTTCTGTTTTTCACACACCCAACACTCTGTTTAAATGGTCGTATAATTAGGGGtggtaatatgtgacacgacccgttaactcAACACGAAcacaacacaataaaaaagGGTTAGAgtttagccttaacgggttcgggtcaaaacgagttgacccgttaagacacgataatttaacgggttgataacggatcaacccgttatgacccgttaagaaagttaaagttacaattatacccttatacctacaaaacaaaatttttgggattttaatttcgatatttttattgtttggattgtaattttaaacttgtagttagttttatattttttttttatagatattgtgattttaacatttatataaaattatactaaatttAACTAGATTAATAGGGTTAATTTTAGGTCTATTCAATCTATTtttataaacgggtcaaaacgagttgacacgacacgacccgttatgttaatgggtcgtgctAGAGTTTGAGATCTTGACACGATAAacttaacgggtcgggttagaattgacctatatagtataatatacatgtcttgacacgacacaaaCACGATCAGTTAACACAATTTGACCACCCTACTCACAATGATGATGAAAAGTTATttgagttttaacttttaatctATTACTGTAATGGTTGGTTGAACGCTATGTTTGTAACTAGcaaaactcaatttaattgGTCGTGGACAGTTTGGATTGAAGCAGTTCACATACGTACGTATATACTTAGTACTTAGCAAAAAAACTATAGATTGAATTAGGGGCCCGCAACTTACTAGTAGATCTAGTCCATGATGGGCTAATCCAGCTTGCTCACGGCAGTTGAGAATTGCACCCACCAAGAAGAGAGCACTCCCCATCAAAAATGGGATGTGGACAGTGTGCTGCAACATTTGGACATGCCCACCAGCTCTCTCATAGATTTGGCATGAGTTGTGGATCGATCCAAGCACCCATAAGACAGGGCCAGCAATGAGCATGTTCAGACCATGCTTTTCCAACTTCAGGTAGCCATATCCCCTCTCTTCCTGCAATTTGTGGTtacaaaaagttcaaaaaataaaaaaataaaaaacttgccGAAACCAACCGCTCCTATATGGTCGACATTCGTCTAGATAGCCAAAGCTAGAGAAAATCAAAGCCCATTCCTAGTCGACCTTTCAAAGTTACAAATCCATAAACTTAAGCCAGGAGTACAGTAACAAATGAAGATCAAATCCATGTATATGAAAATCAACATATACATGGATGATTTCATTTTCAACTTCATAATCTCACCATAGCCAAGGGAAAAAAATTCGATTTATACATTAAACACCACGCATGTGTACGTAcctgaatgaaaagaaaaagaatcccCAAGAAGAAGAGAACAGATCCCAGCGCCTGAACCACTGGGACCGCAAACTCCACTAACGCAAGCTGGGGATCGAACCCCATCAACTGCAAGCGGTAATCGAACCCAGCAAGATGCGCCAAAAGATCATGCACATTAACCATTATCATAAGCGCTAAAGCTATGAGCAAAAGGACAAGACCAGACTTGGGCTCACTTGAGAACTGAGCGGCAAACCCGCCAAGAAGGACAATGGTGGCAAACAGGTATAGCCCCGCGTTTACATACTCCGATCGGTTTCGGGCCAGCCGGGGCCCGTACATTCGGCTTTCTCGTGCAGATGCTAGCTTCACCatgtgtatatgtgtgtatatatattatatatatgtagtttttggataagaagaaaaagaacaaagattTTGAGGCAGAATTAATTCTAGACTTGCACTGTCAATCTATATAAAGTTGTTCTCGTTGATCTTCCTTGTTCTTGGCTTTGACAGTCAGAGGAGCACATCACATGGATGATCTGAATTttgagatggagagagagagagagagagagagaatagtgGTTGGGTTAGGATACGTGGCCTCATGCATGGAGTTTGTTTACGCAGAGTTTGAACGCAGAACTAGGACGCGTGGCCGTCCAAGACTGAACTTAAGGAAACTGCATGAATTAGGCTCTAATTGATTTGGAATTTTCTATTTACTCAAATGggattaattgtaaatttaaaacaataaaaaaatagatagcatggcattaataaaaaaaaaaactacttattttctctataatgggcatattaattatttattttcaatctcACCGAGTCGATTACTGTATATGCAGCAAGCAATGATCACAACTGTGTGCCCATAACGCATAGTGAAAACGTGTACCGATATCTCTTAAGGTCCATTGAAAACACGATCTCGAACAGTTTTTTGGTAGTTTTTATTTCAGGAACAGAAAGAAAGAATTTGCTAGCTTTTGTTTCGGGCAAGTGATCATTTAATTTCTAACATGATCGACATGTTTAATGATTTTTTGGCTGGATATAAACTGCTCAGATTTAATTCATTTGTATAGATATGCTAACAAATTAATGTTCCAGCTTCAACTATGACATAACTAGATTCAATTGACTGTGACAATGCACATATTATCAATTTAACGTACTAGATTGACATTCTCCGCTCTATTTAATTAATGCCTGTACATTCCTTGGATCTGCATGCATGCCCATTTCAAATGTGGGAGCATGCCCAGATGcccaaaaaatcatttaatcagTAGCATCCCTGATGCACATAATGGAATTAGTTCCATTGCAGTCTTACTGATCTTGGAGGATACGTTAAAGCAAAGAGTACTTGTTCGTAATGGAGTTACCTTCGTGGGGATTGTGTCTGTGGTTGAACTGGTCTAGTCGATTAAgggatgataatttttttcttagtgCAAAACTATTATAA encodes:
- the LOC121254981 gene encoding LOW QUALITY PROTEIN: polypyrimidine tract-binding protein homolog 2 (The sequence of the model RefSeq protein was modified relative to this genomic sequence to represent the inferred CDS: deleted 1 base in 1 codon), with the translated sequence MASVSSQPQFRYTQPPSKVLHLRNLPWECTEEELIELGKPFGKVVNTKCNVGANRNQAFIEFADLNQAIAMISYYASSSEPAQVRGKTVYLQYSNRQEIVNNKTTADVAGNVLLVTIEGEDARLVSIDVLHLVFSAFGFVHKITTFEKTAGFQALVQFSDTETASSAKNALDGRSIPRYLLPEHVGPCTLRITYSAHTDLSVKFQSHRSRDYTNPYLPVAPSAIDGNGQLTVGLDGKKLEPESNVLLASIENMQYAVTLDVLHMVFSAFGPVQKIAMFDKNGGVQALIQYPDVQTAVVAKEALEGHCIYDGGFCKLHISYSRHTDLSIKVNNDRSRDYTIPNNPVVNSQPSILGQQPVSGMGPTVQYNGAPFTTMPEQPAMPQPSAGWGPGVPPMHQSMPMQMQMQMHNNPYMPPGTMLPQVAPGMMQSSIHSGMPQSSMLPPYGSGQMR
- the LOC121254982 gene encoding uncharacterized protein LOC121254982, which gives rise to MVKLASARESRMYGPRLARNRSEYVNAGLYLFATIVLLGGFAAQFSSEPKSGLVLLLIALALMIMVNVHDLLAHLAGFDYRLQLMGFDPQLALVEFAVPVVQALGSVLFFLGILFLFIQEERGYGYLKLEKHGLNMLIAGPVLWVLGSIHNSCQIYERAGGHVQMLQHTVHIPFLMGSALFLVGAILNCREQAGLAHHGLDLLGRTWIWLGIFGSLLFFLGGLANVVKVFKMQQIDGVRLEKLRGGAQERLMRVREGQVPLILEEQRRRLQPEEPKVASGPTTSYKDALVSSS